A region from the Vicia villosa cultivar HV-30 ecotype Madison, WI linkage group LG3, Vvil1.0, whole genome shotgun sequence genome encodes:
- the LOC131662475 gene encoding glycerol-3-phosphate acyltransferase 1-like, producing the protein MVFLLVLLSITKWLCYHIIKSCYQTAKKMRTYSFNFFDLSSKPLHQPSSFPTIMNCDNLKDRKSQTLVCDIHSILLRNHSFFPYFMLVAFEGGSIFRAFVLLCSCPILWFLSYERKLKVMIFITFCGLKINDMEMVARVVLPKFYMENINLKAYEVLVSVGCRVFFTCVPKVMVEGFVKEYLNGDDVVATELDSLGCYFTGLVGKDGLIVKDWAVMDYFGDRRPDLGIGSSCVNDHHFISCCKEAYVVSNEISPNTIMPREKYPKPLIFHDGRLAFFPTPSSTLYMFMWLPFGIPLSIYRLFLGTIVYYKYGLALVSFSGILINLKGYNISNTTKSVTNKGVLYVCTHRTLLDPVFLSMSLRKPLTTVTYSLSKVSEIMSPIKTMSLTRDRERDRETMQRLLSEGDLVVCPEGTTCREPYLLRFSSLFAELADEIVPVAMSANVSLFYGTTASGFKWLDSFLFLMNPWPCYHIEVLEKVPKEFTCAGGKSPYEVANYIQRELGETLGFECTNITRKDKYMMLAGNEGVVKEKK; encoded by the exons ATGGTTTTTCTATTAGTACTCCTAAGCATCACAAAATGGTTATGCTACCATATTATTAAGTCATGTTATCAAACTGCAAAGAAAATGAGAACTTAtagttttaatttctttgatctttcatCTAAACCACTTCATCAACCTTCATCTTTTCCTACTATCATGAACTGTGATAATTTAAAGGATAGAAAATCACAAACACTTGTTTGTGACATTCATAGTATCCTATTAAGGAACCATTCTTTCTTTCCTTATTTCATGCTAGTTGCCTTTGAAGGTGGTAGCATTTTTAGAGCTTTTGTTCTACTATGTTCATGTCCTATACTATGGTTTTTGAGCTATGAACGTAAGCTTAAAGTCATGATTTTCATCACTTTTTGTGGACTTAAAATAAACGACATGGAAATGGTTGCTAGGGTTGTTTTACCAAAGTTTTACATGGAGAATATTAATCTTAAGGCTTATGAGGTTTTGGTTTCGGTAGGGTGTAGAGTTTTTTTCACATGTGTGCCTAAGGTTATGGTGGAAGGGTTTGTTAAGGAATATTTGAATGGTGATGATGTTGTTGCTACGGAGTTGGATAGTTTAGGATGTTATTTTACTGGTTTGGTTGGTAAGGATGGTTTGATTGTTAAGGATTGGGCTGTCATGGATTATTTTGGAGATAGAAGGCCTGATTTGGGGATTGGAAGTTCATGTGTTAATGATCATCATTTTATCTCTTGTTGTAAG GAAGCTTATGTGGTGAGCAATGAAATAAGTCCAAACACAATCATGCCAAGAGAAAAATATCCAAAGCCATTAATATTCCATGATGGAAGACTAGCATTTTTCCCTACACCTTCATCAACTCTCTACATGTTCATGTGGCTTCCATTTGGAATTCCATTATCAATATATAGATTGTTTCTTGGTACAATTGTTTACTACAAATATGGACTTGCATTAGTTTCATTTAGTGGCATTTTAATAAATCTCAAAGGCTATAATATTAGTAACACTACAAAAAGTGTTACTAATAAAGGTGTTCTCTATGTTTGCACACATAGGACATTGTTAGATCCTGTTTTTCTTAGCATGAGTTTGAGAAAGCCTTTGACTACAGTAACTTATAGCTTAAGTAAAGTCTCAGAGATTATGTCTCCTATTAAGACAATGAGTTTGACAAGGGATagagaaagagatagagaaaCAATGCAAAGGTTACTTAGTGAAGGTGACTTGGTGGTTTGTCCTGAAGGAACAACTTGTAGGGAGCCTTATTTGTTAAGGTTTAGTTCACTTTTTGCTGAACTTGCTGATGAGATTGTGCCTGTGGCTATGAGTGCTAATGTGAGTTTGTTTTATGGGACTACAGCTAGTGGATTCAAATGGTTGGactcttttctctttttgatgaaTCCATGGCCTTGTTATCATATTGAAGTGCTTGAAAAGGTTCCAAAAGAGTTCACTTGTGCTGGTGGAAAGTCTCCTTATGAAGTGGCTAATTATATACAAAGAGAGTTGGGGGAGACTTTGGGATTTGAGTGTACTAATATTACAAGGAAGGATAAGTATATGATGTTAGCTGGTAATGAAGGTGTTGTTAAAGAAAAGAAGTGA